The Aphelocoma coerulescens isolate FSJ_1873_10779 chromosome 2, UR_Acoe_1.0, whole genome shotgun sequence genome contains a region encoding:
- the PTTG1IP2 gene encoding PTTG1IP family member 2, translated as MEAARRWPLWLQGLALLWGRAVLGLEQIRTTVPPAPAQACSALSQKSCEECLKNVSCLWCYTNNTCIDYPVRSILPSSSLCSLSNARWGVCWINFEALIIALAVVAGLILVSVTVCCCYCCYCRKRSRSRLDEEEQLARKREERRLQSLQRKHERKLKHDEIRKKYGLLQDSDNPYSRFENE; from the exons ATGGAGGCGGCGCGGCGGTGGCcgctgtggctgcagggcctGGCGTTGCTGTGGGGCCGCGccgtgctggggctggagcagatcCGCACCACGGTTCCGCCGGCACCGGCGCAGG cATGTTCAGCACTTTCCCAGAAGTCCTGTGAAGAATGTCTCAAAAATGTTTCG TGCCTTTGGTGTTACACCAACAACACGTGTATTGATTACCCAGTAAGAAGTATTCTTCCATCATCTTCATTGTGTTCTCTCTCAAATGCTCGATGGGGAGTTTGCTGGA TAAACTTTGAGGCTTTAATTATTGCCCTAGCTGTGGTAGCTGGACTCATTCTGGTGTCTGTAACAGTCTGTTGCTGTTACTGCTGTTACTGCAGAAAGCGTTCCAGGAG CAGACTAGATGAAGAGGAGCAGCTAGCTAGGAAGAGAGAGGAACGAAGACTGCAGTCTCTTCAGAG gaaacatgaaagaaaactgAAGCATGATGAAATACGTAAGAAGTATG GTCTTCTTCAGGATTCTGATAACCCCTACAGCAGATTTGAGAATGAATAA